A genomic region of Bradyrhizobium sp. ORS 278 contains the following coding sequences:
- a CDS encoding sulfate/molybdate ABC transporter ATP-binding protein, with the protein MTIEARGVVKTFGTFKALDGVDLKVANGELLALLGPSGSGKTTLLRIIAGLEWPDAGEILFDGENALDRGARERHVGFVFQHYALFRHMSVFENVAFGLRVQPRKIRKSEAQIRARVKELLDLVQLDWLADRYPSQLSGGQRQRIALARALAIEPRILLLDEPFGALDAKVRKELRQWLRTLHHSINVTSIFVTHDQEEALEVAHRVVVMDKGRIEQVGSPSDVYDSPATAFVHGFIGESIMLPVEVTGGAVHLNGRPLDIAAAGATAGASTLFVRRHDMLIGPAESGTLHGAVTHVRSFGPVQRAEIALTEGSTIEIDAPRDRELRIGDRIGLKPRHYRIFAGG; encoded by the coding sequence ATGACCATTGAAGCGAGAGGCGTCGTCAAGACCTTCGGGACCTTCAAGGCGCTCGACGGCGTCGACCTCAAGGTCGCCAATGGCGAGCTGCTGGCGCTGCTCGGGCCGTCCGGCTCGGGCAAGACGACCTTGCTGCGCATCATCGCCGGGCTGGAATGGCCTGATGCCGGCGAGATCCTGTTCGACGGCGAGAACGCGCTCGACCGCGGCGCGCGCGAGCGCCATGTCGGCTTCGTGTTTCAGCACTACGCGCTGTTCCGGCACATGAGCGTGTTCGAGAACGTCGCCTTCGGCCTGCGCGTGCAGCCGCGCAAGATCCGCAAGAGCGAGGCGCAGATCCGCGCGCGGGTGAAGGAGCTGCTCGACCTCGTGCAGCTCGACTGGCTCGCCGACCGCTATCCGAGTCAGCTCTCCGGCGGCCAGCGCCAGCGTATCGCCCTGGCGCGTGCGCTCGCCATCGAGCCGCGCATTCTCTTGCTCGACGAGCCGTTCGGGGCGCTCGATGCCAAGGTGCGCAAGGAGCTCAGGCAATGGCTGCGCACCCTGCACCACTCGATCAACGTCACCTCGATCTTCGTCACGCATGACCAGGAGGAGGCGCTCGAGGTCGCGCACCGGGTCGTCGTGATGGACAAGGGCCGCATCGAGCAGGTGGGGTCGCCGAGCGACGTCTATGACAGCCCGGCGACCGCCTTCGTGCACGGATTCATCGGCGAGTCCATCATGCTGCCGGTGGAGGTCACCGGCGGGGCCGTGCATCTCAACGGCCGACCGCTGGACATTGCTGCAGCCGGCGCAACCGCCGGCGCCTCGACCCTGTTCGTGCGCCGGCATGACATGCTGATCGGTCCGGCCGAGAGCGGCACCTTGCATGGTGCCGTCACCCACGTCCGTAGCTTCGGCCCGGTGCAACGCGCCGAGATCGCGCTGACCGAAGGCTCCACGATCGAGATCGACGCCCCCCGCGACCGCGAGCTCCGCATTGGCGACCGCATCGGCCTGAAGCCGCGGCATTATCGGATTTTCGCCGGCGGGTAG
- a CDS encoding sulfate ABC transporter substrate-binding protein, translating to MMRRVLAVVAGLAWAGSAYAADVNLLNVSYDPTRELYVEFNKAFAASYQKETGKSVEIKQSHGGSGAQARSVIDGLQADVVTLALAYDIDAIANKGLLDKEWQKRLPQNASPYTSTIVFLVRKGNPKGIKDWDDLLKSGVDVITPNPKTSGGARWNYLAAWGYALKKAGSADKAKQFVADLYKHVPVLDTGARGATVTFVERGVGDVLLAWENEAYLALKEFGKEKFEIISPSLSILAEPPVAVVDTVVAKKGTQAAAEAYLKYWYTKDGQEIAARNFYRPRDADVAKKYAESFAKVDLFTIDDVFGGWTKAQKEHFGEGGVFDQIYKN from the coding sequence ATGATGCGACGTGTTCTGGCTGTCGTGGCGGGCCTGGCATGGGCGGGATCGGCCTATGCGGCGGACGTCAATCTGCTCAACGTGTCCTACGATCCGACCCGTGAGCTCTATGTCGAGTTCAACAAGGCGTTCGCCGCGAGCTACCAGAAGGAGACCGGCAAGAGCGTCGAGATCAAGCAGTCGCATGGCGGCTCCGGCGCGCAGGCGCGCAGCGTGATCGACGGCCTGCAGGCCGACGTCGTCACCCTGGCGCTCGCCTATGACATCGACGCCATCGCCAACAAGGGGCTGCTCGACAAGGAGTGGCAGAAGCGGCTGCCGCAGAACGCCTCGCCTTACACCTCGACCATCGTGTTCCTGGTCCGCAAGGGCAACCCGAAGGGCATCAAGGATTGGGACGACCTGCTCAAGTCGGGCGTCGACGTGATCACGCCCAATCCGAAGACCTCCGGCGGCGCCCGCTGGAACTATCTCGCCGCCTGGGGCTATGCGCTGAAGAAGGCCGGCTCGGCCGATAAGGCCAAGCAGTTCGTGGCCGATCTCTACAAGCACGTTCCGGTGCTCGACACCGGCGCCCGCGGCGCGACCGTCACCTTCGTGGAACGCGGCGTGGGCGACGTCCTGCTCGCCTGGGAAAACGAGGCCTATCTGGCCTTGAAGGAATTCGGTAAGGAAAAGTTCGAGATCATCTCGCCGTCGCTGTCGATCCTGGCAGAACCGCCAGTCGCCGTCGTCGACACGGTCGTGGCCAAGAAGGGGACCCAGGCGGCCGCCGAGGCCTATCTGAAGTACTGGTATACGAAGGACGGTCAGGAAATCGCCGCACGCAACTTCTATCGTCCGCGTGATGCCGACGTCGCCAAGAAGTATGCCGAGTCGTTCGCCAAGGTCGATTTGTTCACCATCGACGACGTGTTCGGCGGCTGGACCAAGGCGCAGAAGGAACACTTCGGCGAAGGTGGCGTGTTCGATCAGATCTACAAGAACTGA
- the cysG gene encoding siroheme synthase CysG — translation MQYLPVFLDLKTGPVLLIGAGELVRAKLRVLLSAGARIRWFATDGDFDLGGLHDDHGQITRADGDPLTTDLSGVIAVLCAGAGDIGVAMSARARSVGLPVNVMDDLAHSSFIFPAIVDRGDVVVAIGTGGSSPVVARRVRERIEALLPARIGELAGFIGDFRKIINPRIAEMPLRRRFWERVVDGPIGALVLAGRKHDAEAALNSIADPTAFAGADHAGRGEGHVTLVGAGPGDPDLLTIKALRALQDADVVFYDELVTPEILDRIRRDASRVPVGRRVGKPGIGQDAVNKLLIDAAREGKRAVRLKGGDAFVFGRGGEEVDALRQASVSYTIVPGITAGIGAAAQFEVPLTFRSKALRITFLTAHKERDAEAVDWSALTDTKMTVVVYMGMTAAPAVRSGLLAAGRSPQTPVGVFARVTRPDAQAAVGTLDRLPDLVAKIEGGPAILIIGDVVAHSAPWRQQTLSGVIAKLLEPV, via the coding sequence ATGCAATATCTGCCGGTGTTTCTCGATCTGAAGACCGGCCCCGTGCTGCTGATCGGCGCGGGCGAGCTCGTGCGCGCGAAGCTTAGAGTCTTGCTGTCCGCGGGTGCGCGCATCCGCTGGTTCGCGACCGATGGCGATTTCGATCTCGGAGGATTGCACGACGATCATGGCCAGATCACGCGCGCTGACGGCGATCCGCTGACCACCGACCTGTCGGGCGTCATCGCCGTGCTGTGCGCGGGCGCCGGCGATATCGGCGTGGCGATGTCGGCGCGGGCGCGCAGCGTCGGCCTGCCGGTCAACGTGATGGACGACCTCGCGCATTCCAGCTTCATCTTCCCGGCGATCGTCGATCGCGGCGACGTCGTGGTGGCGATCGGCACCGGCGGCTCGTCGCCCGTGGTCGCGCGCCGCGTGCGCGAGCGCATCGAGGCGCTGCTGCCGGCGCGGATCGGCGAGCTCGCGGGTTTCATCGGCGACTTCCGCAAGATCATCAACCCGCGGATCGCGGAGATGCCGCTGCGCCGTCGCTTCTGGGAGCGTGTTGTCGATGGCCCGATCGGCGCGCTGGTGCTGGCCGGCCGCAAGCACGACGCCGAGGCGGCGCTGAACAGCATCGCCGATCCTACCGCATTCGCGGGGGCCGATCATGCCGGCCGCGGCGAGGGGCATGTGACCCTGGTCGGCGCCGGGCCTGGCGATCCCGATCTCTTGACGATCAAGGCGCTGCGCGCGCTGCAGGACGCCGACGTCGTGTTCTACGACGAGCTGGTGACGCCGGAGATTCTCGACCGCATCCGCCGCGACGCCTCGCGCGTTCCGGTGGGCCGCCGCGTCGGCAAGCCCGGCATCGGCCAGGACGCGGTGAACAAGCTGCTGATCGACGCCGCGCGCGAGGGCAAGCGCGCGGTGCGCCTGAAGGGCGGCGACGCTTTCGTGTTCGGCCGCGGCGGCGAGGAGGTCGACGCGCTGCGCCAGGCGAGCGTGTCCTACACGATCGTGCCCGGCATCACGGCGGGCATCGGCGCCGCCGCGCAGTTCGAGGTGCCCTTGACCTTCCGCAGCAAGGCGCTGCGCATCACCTTCCTCACCGCGCACAAGGAGCGCGATGCCGAGGCGGTCGACTGGTCGGCGCTGACCGATACCAAGATGACCGTCGTCGTCTACATGGGCATGACAGCGGCGCCGGCGGTGCGCTCCGGCCTGCTCGCGGCGGGCCGCTCGCCGCAGACGCCGGTCGGCGTGTTCGCGCGCGTGACGCGCCCCGATGCGCAGGCCGCGGTCGGTACGCTCGATCGATTGCCGGATCTCGTCGCCAAGATCGAGGGCGGTCCGGCCATCCTCATCATCGGTGATGTCGTGGCGCATTCGGCGCCGTGGCGTCAGCAGACTCTCAGTGGCGTGATTGCAAAACTCCTGGAACCCGTCTGA
- a CDS encoding patatin-like phospholipase family protein: protein MNHHPLPAPPTTPSDAKRVLVLQGGGALGSYQAGAYQALCHFDFEPEWVAGISIGAINSAIIAGNEREKRIERLKEFWHMVSSPVPWKPLVNGDHHRSAFNEISAGLIAAFGVPGFFTPRFPPAPLWPAGTPQSVSYYDTAPLKRTLERLVDFDRINDLKTRLSVGAVGVTTGNFTYFDNVEFKKQGKRIGPEHIMASGALPPGFPPVEIDGEHYWDGGIASNTPLDYVLDTETGRDLLIFQVDLFSARGDLPRTLLEAAEREKDIRYSSRTRMNTDKNRMIHNTRKAFRELYAKLPEELRNDPSLEVLCKAAQENTVTVVHLIYRSKNYETSSKDYDFSHVAMVEHWEAGVRDVHSSMRHKDQLERPQSGETMVTYDLTQDGNLAAAKKE, encoded by the coding sequence ATGAATCATCATCCGCTGCCGGCTCCGCCGACGACTCCCTCCGATGCCAAGCGCGTGCTCGTCCTGCAGGGCGGCGGCGCGCTCGGCTCCTATCAGGCCGGCGCCTATCAGGCGCTGTGTCATTTCGATTTCGAGCCCGAATGGGTTGCCGGCATCTCGATCGGCGCCATCAACTCCGCGATCATCGCGGGCAACGAGCGCGAGAAGCGCATCGAGCGGCTCAAGGAGTTCTGGCACATGGTCTCCTCGCCGGTGCCGTGGAAGCCGCTGGTCAATGGCGATCATCACCGTTCGGCGTTCAACGAGATCAGCGCCGGACTGATCGCTGCCTTCGGCGTGCCCGGCTTCTTCACGCCGCGCTTTCCGCCGGCGCCGCTGTGGCCGGCCGGCACGCCGCAATCGGTCAGCTATTACGACACCGCGCCGCTGAAACGGACGCTGGAGCGGCTGGTCGATTTCGACCGCATCAACGATCTGAAGACGCGATTGTCGGTCGGCGCCGTCGGCGTCACCACCGGCAACTTCACCTATTTCGACAATGTCGAATTCAAGAAGCAGGGCAAGCGGATCGGGCCCGAGCACATCATGGCCTCCGGCGCGCTGCCGCCCGGCTTCCCGCCGGTCGAGATCGACGGCGAGCATTACTGGGACGGCGGCATCGCTTCCAACACGCCGCTCGACTACGTGCTCGACACCGAGACCGGCCGCGACCTGCTGATCTTCCAGGTCGATCTGTTCTCCGCGCGGGGCGACCTGCCGCGCACCTTGCTGGAGGCGGCCGAGCGCGAGAAGGACATCCGCTATTCCAGCCGCACGCGGATGAACACCGACAAGAACCGGATGATCCACAATACGCGCAAGGCGTTTCGCGAGCTCTATGCCAAGCTGCCGGAGGAGCTGCGCAACGATCCGTCGCTGGAGGTCCTGTGCAAGGCCGCGCAGGAGAACACCGTGACGGTGGTGCACCTGATCTATCGCAGCAAGAACTACGAGACGTCGTCGAAGGACTACGATTTCTCCCATGTCGCGATGGTCGAGCATTGGGAGGCGGGCGTACGCGACGTGCATTCGTCGATGCGCCACAAGGACCAGCTGGAGCGCCCCCAGTCCGGCGAAACCATGGTGACCTACGATCTCACGCAGGACGGCAACCTGGCTGCCGCCAAAAAGGAGTGA
- a CDS encoding phosphoadenylyl-sulfate reductase codes for MSTLAASHQADDTSVAALDAALRNATPPEVIEAALQVIGRDRLAVVSSFGSESAALLKVTADVDPAIPVVFLDTGHMFAETLGYRDQLIDILGLRDVRSIEPDAAALAREDADNDLWFSDPDTCCRIRKVEPLARALAPFTGWINGRKRFQGGLRAAIAVVEQDGARMKFNPFANVSREVIAEIYRSANLPQHPLVASGFRSIGCMPCTSRSDAGEDERAGRWRGRGKTECGIHTIATPAV; via the coding sequence ATGAGCACGCTGGCCGCATCACATCAGGCCGATGACACGTCCGTGGCGGCGCTTGATGCGGCGCTGCGCAACGCAACGCCGCCCGAGGTCATCGAAGCGGCGCTTCAGGTGATCGGCCGCGATCGGCTCGCGGTGGTGTCGTCGTTCGGCTCGGAGTCGGCGGCGCTGCTGAAAGTCACCGCCGATGTCGATCCGGCGATTCCCGTGGTCTTTCTCGACACCGGGCACATGTTTGCGGAGACGCTCGGCTATCGCGACCAGCTCATCGACATCCTCGGTCTGCGCGACGTGCGCTCGATCGAGCCGGATGCCGCGGCGCTGGCGCGCGAGGATGCCGATAACGATCTATGGTTCTCCGATCCCGACACCTGCTGCCGCATCCGCAAGGTGGAGCCGCTGGCCCGCGCGCTGGCGCCATTCACCGGATGGATCAACGGCCGCAAGCGCTTCCAGGGTGGCCTGCGCGCGGCGATTGCCGTGGTCGAGCAGGACGGCGCGCGGATGAAGTTCAACCCGTTCGCCAATGTCAGTCGCGAGGTTATCGCGGAGATCTATCGCTCGGCCAATCTGCCGCAGCATCCGCTGGTGGCCTCCGGCTTCCGTTCGATCGGCTGCATGCCCTGCACCAGCCGCTCGGACGCGGGTGAGGACGAGCGCGCCGGCCGCTGGCGCGGTCGCGGCAAGACAGAGTGCGGCATCCACACGATTGCGACACCGGCGGTGTAG
- the cysT gene encoding sulfate ABC transporter permease subunit CysT — protein sequence MSVLAPRRSTLPGFGLTMGLTLTWLSLIVLIPLAGLFVRSTDLSLAQFWDIVTSRRTLSALKISFGLSFAAALVNLVMGTIVVWALVRYRFPGRRLFDAIVDVPFALPTAVAGVALTALFAQKGWLGAPLAAAGIRVAFTPLGIFIAMIFIGIPFVVRTVQPVLIDLDPEIEEAAASLGASRWHIVTKVILPSLTPALLTGFALAFARAVGEYGSVIFIAGNLPNVSEIAPLLIVIRLSEFRYADATAIAVVMLVVAFVIIFAVNRLQRWAQTQAST from the coding sequence TTGAGCGTCCTTGCACCGCGACGCAGCACCTTGCCGGGCTTCGGTCTCACCATGGGACTGACGCTGACCTGGCTGTCCCTGATCGTCCTCATTCCCCTGGCCGGGCTGTTCGTCCGCTCGACGGATCTCAGCCTGGCGCAGTTCTGGGACATCGTCACCAGCCGGCGCACCCTGAGCGCGCTCAAGATCTCGTTCGGGCTGTCGTTCGCGGCGGCGCTCGTCAATCTGGTGATGGGCACCATCGTCGTCTGGGCGCTGGTGCGCTACCGCTTCCCCGGCCGGCGGCTGTTCGATGCCATCGTCGACGTGCCGTTCGCGCTGCCGACCGCGGTTGCCGGCGTGGCGCTGACCGCGCTGTTCGCGCAGAAGGGCTGGCTCGGCGCGCCGCTGGCGGCGGCCGGCATCAGGGTGGCGTTCACGCCGCTCGGCATCTTCATCGCGATGATCTTCATCGGCATCCCCTTCGTGGTCCGCACCGTGCAGCCGGTGCTGATCGATCTCGATCCCGAGATCGAGGAAGCGGCGGCGAGCCTCGGCGCCAGCCGTTGGCACATCGTCACCAAGGTCATCCTGCCGAGCCTGACACCGGCGCTGCTGACCGGCTTCGCGCTCGCCTTTGCCCGGGCCGTCGGCGAGTACGGCTCGGTGATCTTCATCGCCGGCAATCTCCCGAATGTCTCCGAGATCGCCCCCCTCCTGATCGTGATCCGCCTGTCCGAGTTCCGCTATGCCGACGCCACGGCCATTGCAGTGGTGATGCTTGTGGTGGCATTCGTGATCATCTTCGCGGTGAATCGCCTGCAGCGCTGGGCTCAGACCCAGGCGTCCACCTGA
- the cysW gene encoding sulfate ABC transporter permease subunit CysW, translating into MSIEMTLQRTPDASARSLAESAARRDPRAEPTVVRLAIITLAIAFLSIFVVLPLVVVFVEAFGKGVVAYFSALADPEAWSAIRLTLGVAAVSVGTNLLFGLAAAWAIAKFDFPGKTFLITLIDLPFSVSPVISGLVFVLLFGAQGFFGPWLQAHGLQILFAFPGIALATIFVTFPFVARALIPLMQEQGTQEEEAAISLGASGLQTFFRVTLPNIKWGVLYGVLLCNARAMGEFGAVSVVSGHVRGETNTMPLLVEILYNEYQMVASFAIASLLAMLALITLIAKTILERNIDEDMPHDH; encoded by the coding sequence ATGAGCATCGAGATGACCCTGCAACGGACGCCGGATGCCTCGGCGCGCAGCCTGGCCGAAAGCGCCGCCCGACGCGATCCGCGCGCCGAGCCGACCGTCGTTCGGCTGGCGATCATCACGCTCGCGATCGCCTTCCTGTCCATCTTTGTCGTGCTGCCGCTGGTCGTCGTCTTCGTCGAGGCGTTCGGCAAGGGTGTCGTGGCCTATTTTTCAGCTCTGGCCGACCCCGAGGCCTGGTCCGCCATTCGTCTCACGCTGGGTGTCGCGGCGGTGTCCGTGGGCACCAACCTGCTGTTCGGCTTGGCCGCCGCCTGGGCGATCGCGAAGTTCGACTTCCCCGGCAAGACCTTCCTGATCACGCTGATCGACCTGCCGTTCTCGGTCAGCCCGGTGATCTCGGGTCTGGTGTTCGTGCTGCTGTTCGGTGCGCAGGGCTTCTTCGGACCCTGGCTGCAGGCGCACGGTCTACAGATCCTGTTCGCCTTCCCGGGCATCGCGCTCGCCACCATCTTCGTTACGTTTCCCTTCGTCGCGCGCGCGCTGATTCCGCTGATGCAGGAGCAGGGCACGCAGGAAGAGGAGGCGGCGATCTCGCTTGGCGCCTCGGGGCTGCAGACCTTCTTCCGCGTCACGCTGCCCAACATCAAATGGGGCGTGCTGTACGGCGTCCTGCTGTGCAATGCGCGGGCGATGGGTGAGTTCGGCGCGGTGTCGGTGGTGTCGGGTCATGTCCGCGGCGAGACCAACACGATGCCGCTGCTGGTCGAGATTCTCTACAACGAGTACCAGATGGTGGCCTCGTTCGCGATTGCCTCGCTGCTCGCGATGCTGGCGCTGATCACGCTGATTGCCAAGACCATTCTCGAACGTAACATCGACGAGGACATGCCTCATGACCATTGA
- a CDS encoding nitrite/sulfite reductase, with translation MYAYDDIDRTLVNERVAEFRDQVKRRLSGELTEDEFKMLRLQNGVYLQLHAYMYRIAIPYGTLSSDQLRRLAHVARRYDRGYGHFTTRQNIQFNWIKLAELPDAMADLAEVGIQSMQTSGNNMRNVTSDQWAGVAPGEVEDPRIWAELLRQFTTLHPEFSFLPRKFKIAITASEHDRAAIKIHDIGLRLKKNEQGETGFEVLVGGGLGRSPFIAKTIKPFVHGHDILSYVEAILRVYNQYGRRDNIYKARIKILVHELGIEKFAAEVEEEWQQIRDGVLKLDQGIVEDIRSRFFYPAYETLPHMPDELKQAAHDAKFEAWRKNSVFPHKQQGYAIAVVSLKPVGKPPGDATADQMDALADIADRYSFGEIRVGHEQNLALPHVRKRDLPAVWKALEAIGLAIPNVNLVSDIIACPGLDYCSLANARSIPIAQEITRRFANHDTANLIGRLHINISGCINACGHHHVGHIGILGVEKNNEEFYQITIGGRADEGAELGTLIGPAVPYAEVADVVEDIVEAYLALRVSPEELFVDTVKRLGVEPFRERVYATR, from the coding sequence ATGTATGCTTATGACGACATCGACCGCACTTTGGTCAACGAGCGCGTCGCCGAATTCCGCGATCAGGTGAAGCGCCGTCTCTCGGGCGAGCTCACCGAGGACGAGTTCAAGATGCTGCGGCTGCAGAACGGCGTGTATCTGCAGCTGCACGCCTACATGTACCGCATCGCCATTCCCTACGGCACGCTGTCGTCGGATCAGCTGCGCCGGCTGGCGCATGTCGCGCGCCGCTACGATCGCGGCTACGGCCACTTCACGACCCGGCAAAACATCCAGTTCAACTGGATCAAGCTCGCCGAGCTGCCGGATGCGATGGCCGATCTGGCCGAGGTCGGCATCCAGTCGATGCAGACCTCCGGCAACAACATGCGCAACGTCACCTCCGACCAGTGGGCCGGCGTCGCGCCGGGCGAGGTCGAGGATCCCCGCATCTGGGCCGAGCTGCTGCGCCAGTTCACGACCCTGCATCCGGAATTCTCGTTCCTGCCGCGCAAGTTCAAGATCGCGATCACGGCGTCCGAGCACGATCGCGCCGCGATCAAGATCCACGACATCGGCCTGCGTCTGAAGAAGAACGAGCAGGGCGAGACCGGCTTCGAGGTGCTGGTCGGCGGCGGCCTCGGCCGTTCGCCCTTCATCGCCAAGACCATCAAGCCGTTCGTGCACGGCCACGACATTCTGAGCTATGTCGAGGCGATCCTGCGCGTCTACAATCAGTACGGCCGCCGTGACAACATCTACAAGGCGCGCATCAAGATCCTGGTCCACGAGCTTGGCATCGAGAAGTTCGCGGCCGAGGTCGAGGAGGAATGGCAGCAGATCCGCGACGGCGTGCTCAAGCTCGATCAGGGCATCGTCGAGGACATCCGCTCGCGCTTCTTCTATCCGGCCTACGAGACGCTGCCGCACATGCCGGACGAGCTGAAGCAGGCCGCCCATGATGCCAAGTTCGAGGCCTGGCGCAAGAACTCTGTCTTTCCGCACAAGCAGCAGGGCTACGCGATCGCCGTGGTGTCGCTGAAGCCGGTCGGCAAGCCGCCGGGCGACGCGACCGCCGACCAGATGGATGCGCTGGCCGACATTGCCGACAGATACTCGTTCGGCGAGATCCGCGTCGGCCACGAGCAAAATCTGGCGCTGCCGCATGTGCGCAAGCGCGACCTGCCGGCGGTGTGGAAGGCGCTCGAGGCGATCGGGCTCGCCATCCCGAACGTCAACCTCGTCTCGGACATCATCGCCTGCCCGGGCCTGGACTACTGCTCGCTCGCCAATGCGCGCTCGATTCCGATCGCGCAGGAGATCACGCGCCGCTTCGCCAACCACGACACCGCGAACCTGATCGGCCGGCTGCACATCAATATCTCCGGCTGCATCAATGCCTGCGGCCACCATCATGTCGGGCACATCGGCATCCTCGGCGTCGAGAAGAACAACGAGGAATTCTATCAGATCACCATCGGCGGCCGCGCCGACGAGGGCGCCGAGCTCGGCACCTTGATCGGCCCTGCGGTGCCCTACGCCGAAGTTGCCGATGTCGTCGAGGACATCGTCGAAGCCTATCTTGCGCTGCGCGTGAGCCCTGAGGAGCTGTTCGTCGACACGGTGAAGCGGCTCGGGGTCGAACCATTCAGGGAGCGGGTCTATGCCACTCGTTAA
- a CDS encoding CAP domain-containing protein, with product MKHRALALSIALLLAGCAAETPVVQAPTMYADMAVAGAKLDALAAATMISQYRQNNGLGTVEVDPELMRLAESQSQAMADKNKLDHDVRAPLAKRLNGAGYDAAVAVENVSAGYHTLAEAFSGWRDSPPHRANMLKSGVTKIGIAASYAPNTKYKVFWTMILAAPDSRKPS from the coding sequence TTGAAGCATCGCGCACTCGCTCTCTCCATCGCACTCCTGCTCGCCGGCTGCGCGGCCGAGACTCCGGTGGTGCAGGCGCCGACGATGTATGCCGACATGGCGGTCGCGGGGGCGAAGCTCGATGCGCTGGCCGCGGCGACGATGATTTCACAATACCGTCAGAACAACGGGCTCGGCACGGTGGAGGTCGATCCCGAGCTGATGCGGCTTGCGGAGTCGCAGTCGCAGGCGATGGCGGACAAGAACAAGCTCGATCACGACGTCCGCGCGCCGCTGGCCAAGCGGCTGAACGGCGCGGGCTACGACGCCGCCGTCGCGGTGGAGAACGTCTCGGCGGGCTATCACACGCTGGCGGAAGCTTTTTCGGGCTGGCGCGACTCGCCGCCCCATCGCGCCAACATGCTCAAGAGCGGTGTCACAAAAATAGGCATTGCCGCGAGCTATGCTCCGAATACGAAATACAAGGTCTTCTGGACCATGATCCTGGCCGCGCCTGACAGCAGGAAGCCTTCCTGA
- a CDS encoding DUF2849 domain-containing protein: MTSPLQQKIKITGPSIVTANRTWDGAVIYRTGSKSWSDELTDAAIVRTADEARALLTEAVADDLNAIGPYIAPVEVAADGAVKPGNMREHIRLTGATIALPAQA; encoded by the coding sequence ATGACCTCCCCGCTGCAACAAAAGATCAAGATCACCGGTCCCTCGATCGTCACGGCGAACCGGACATGGGACGGCGCGGTGATCTATCGCACCGGTTCGAAGAGCTGGTCCGATGAGCTCACCGACGCTGCGATCGTGCGCACCGCCGACGAGGCGCGCGCGCTGCTGACCGAGGCGGTGGCCGATGATCTCAACGCGATCGGTCCCTATATCGCGCCGGTCGAGGTCGCCGCCGACGGCGCGGTGAAGCCCGGCAACATGCGCGAACACATCCGGCTGACGGGCGCCACCATCGCGCTCCCGGCTCAAGCCTGA
- a CDS encoding DUF934 domain-containing protein, giving the protein MPLVKGGHIIADEFVRVTDDAELPAQGAILVSETRFLAGPDALVGRTGGKLGVIWPNNRDIDDLVPYLDRLALVALVFPSFRDGRAYTQARLLRERYGYRGELRATGQVLRDQFVFMLRAGFDAFDVKKQADAEAFTETVKRYSVFYQPAGDGRISALHQRLQQRHAERAGL; this is encoded by the coding sequence ATGCCACTCGTTAAGGGCGGACACATCATCGCGGACGAGTTCGTCCGCGTCACCGACGATGCCGAGCTGCCGGCGCAAGGCGCGATCCTCGTCTCCGAGACGCGGTTTCTTGCCGGTCCCGACGCGCTGGTCGGCCGCACCGGCGGCAAGCTCGGCGTGATCTGGCCGAACAATCGCGACATCGACGATCTCGTGCCCTATCTCGACCGGCTCGCGCTGGTCGCGCTGGTGTTCCCGAGTTTCCGCGACGGCCGCGCCTATACTCAGGCGCGTCTCTTGCGCGAGCGCTACGGTTACCGGGGCGAGCTGCGGGCCACCGGGCAGGTGCTGCGCGACCAGTTCGTGTTCATGTTGCGCGCCGGCTTCGATGCGTTCGACGTCAAGAAGCAGGCCGACGCCGAGGCTTTCACAGAGACCGTGAAGCGCTATTCGGTGTTCTACCAGCCGGCCGGCGACGGCCGCATCTCGGCGCTGCATCAGCGGCTGCAACAGCGTCACGCAGAGCGCGCCGGGCTATGA